The genomic DNA TCGCGAACTCGCGGTGGAGCGCATCACCGTGGCGAGCGAAATCCATGCGCGCAACCCTTCGATGCTGGCGCTGGCGGAGCGATTGCGTGCCGATGGCCTCGCCGTAGATGAAATGGCTCACGAAGATTTCAAACGCGCCTGCGCCTTTGCGCGGGCCGTGGTACGTACCGGCGAAACGTCGCCTTACGCCAACGCGATCCTGCACGCCGGCGTCACTTTCTAAGCATTCCCATGACTACCAACCTGGTCAGCATGCACGGCATCCATAAGGCCTTTGGGCCGGTGCAGGTGCTGCGAGGCGTCGATTTCGAACTGCGTGTGGGTGAAGTCCACGCGCTGATGGGCGAGAACGGTGCCGGCAAATCCACCCTGATGAAGATCCTGACCGGGCAGTACCGGCCCGATCAAGGCGAGATTCGCGTCGATGGACAGGCGACGACGATCGGCTCGCCCACCGACGCCGAGAAACATGGCATCGCGATCATTCATCAGGAACTGAACCTGATCCCCAACCTGACCGTGGCCGAGAATCTTTTCCTCGGCCGCGAGCTGCGTCGCTTCGGCGTATTGCAACAACGCGCGATGCGAGCAAGAGCGCGCGAGTGGTTGGCTCGCGTCGGCATGCAGGCGTTGTCGCCCGATGCCAAGGTGGACACGCTGTCGGTCGGCCAACAGCAGATGGTGGAGATCGCCAAGGCGCTGGCGCAGAACGCGCGCGTGCTGATCATGGACGAGCCCACTGCCGCGCTGACCGAACGCGAGACGACGACGCTGTTCGCGTTGATTCGCGAACTGCGCGAAGGCGGCACCGGCATTGTCTACGTTTCGCATCGGATGGAAGAAATTTTCGCGCTGTGCGATCGGTTGTCGGTCTTGCGCGATGGCCAGTTCGTCGGCGTGCGCGACGTGGTTGGGCTGGATCTGGACGAAGTCGTGCGCATGATGGTTGGACGCAGTCTGGAAGCTCGCTTTCCCTCGCGTAGCGCCAAGCCGGGGGCCCGTGCGTATGACAGTGCATGGGTTGGGGGACGACTACCTCCGCGATATCAGCTTCGACGTGCGTGCCGGTGAAGTGTTTGGCGTGTCGGGCTTGATGGGTGCGGGTCGCACGGAACTCGCGCGCTTGTTGTTTGGGCTACGCAAGCCGCGGACCGGCAGCATCACCCTGGACGGCAAGCCATTGACCGTACGCAATCCAGTCCAGGCCATCGATGCCGGCATGGGATTCGTCACCGAAGACCGCAAGGGCCAGGGCCTGGTGTTGGATCTGTCGCTACGCGAGAACATCAGCCTGGCGCATATCCCGGCACGTCTGGGCGTGATCGATCGCGGCCGCGAGCGCACGCAGGCGCGCGAATTGATCGAGCAACTGCATATCCGTACCCGCGATATGGAACTGGACGTCCGCGCGCTTTCCGGCGGCAATCAACAGAAGGTAGTGCTGGCCAAATGGCTGGCGCTCAAACCAAGCGTGCTGCTGCTGGACGAACCCACGCGCGGCGTGGATATCGGCGGCAAGGCGGAGATCTACCAGATCATCAACCGCTTGGCCGAGCAAGGTGTGGCCATCGTGATGATTTCGTCGGAGCTACCCGAAGTGCTGGCGATGAGCGATCGCATCCTGGTGATGCATGAAGGGCGTGCGACCGCATTGCTGGAAGCTGCTGCCACCACGCAGGAAGAGATCATGCGTGCCGCCACTGGCGGGCATTGAAGAACGTTGTAGGAGCGACTTCAGTCGCGACCGTTCGCTCACATGTCGCGACTGAAGTCGCTCCTACAAGACTAGCTATCTATCGAGACTCCGAACATGACCGACGCAACCGCTCCAACGCCTCCCTCACGCTTCAGCCTGGATAACACGCTGACCCTCCTGCAGCGTCTGGGCTCGGTGATCGGTCTGGTGCTGCTGGTGATCGCACTCAGCATCCTGAGCCCCGATTTCCTGACCACCGGCAACTTGCTCACGGTGCTGCGCCAGGTGTCGATCAATGCCCTGATCGCCTTCGGCATGACCTTCGTGATCCTCACTGGCGGTATCGATCTGTCGGTCGGCGCCTTGCTCGCGTTTTCCGGCGCAGTTACCGCGGGTGTCATGGCAGCGGGGCAGAGCGCGGGGCTGGCCATCTGTGCCGGCCTGGGCATGGGTACCTTGCTGGGCCTGGTCAACGGCGTGCTGGTGTCGTGGGGTCGCGTCGCACCCTTCATCGCCACACTGGGCATGATGACGCTGGTGCGCGGCTTGACGCTTTCGTACACGCAAGGTCGTCCGATCAGTGTCTCCAATCCGCGGTTCGCGTTGCTTGGTGATGGTTATGTCGCCCACCTGATTCCCATCCCGGTGATC from Dyella sp. GSA-30 includes the following:
- a CDS encoding sugar ABC transporter ATP-binding protein, giving the protein MTTNLVSMHGIHKAFGPVQVLRGVDFELRVGEVHALMGENGAGKSTLMKILTGQYRPDQGEIRVDGQATTIGSPTDAEKHGIAIIHQELNLIPNLTVAENLFLGRELRRFGVLQQRAMRARAREWLARVGMQALSPDAKVDTLSVGQQQMVEIAKALAQNARVLIMDEPTAALTERETTTLFALIRELREGGTGIVYVSHRMEEIFALCDRLSVLRDGQFVGVRDVVGLDLDEVVRMMVGRSLEARFPSRSAKPGARAYDSAWVGGRLPPRYQLRRACR
- the rbsD gene encoding D-ribose pyranase, with the protein product MRRQGLLHAELNRVIAAMGHTDTIVIADVGLPVPAGVPCIDLALVAGTPRFVDVFDAVYRELAVERITVASEIHARNPSMLALAERLRADGLAVDEMAHEDFKRACAFARAVVRTGETSPYANAILHAGVTF
- a CDS encoding ribose ABC transporter permease, which codes for MTDATAPTPPSRFSLDNTLTLLQRLGSVIGLVLLVIALSILSPDFLTTGNLLTVLRQVSINALIAFGMTFVILTGGIDLSVGALLAFSGAVTAGVMAAGQSAGLAICAGLGMGTLLGLVNGVLVSWGRVAPFIATLGMMTLVRGLTLSYTQGRPISVSNPRFALLGDGYVAHLIPIPVIWMFVLFAVCGFVLRGTVFGRHIFAIGGNEEAARLSGVRVWAIKLGVYGLSGLLSAFAGIVLTSRLYSAQATAGSGYELDAIAAVVLGGTSLSGGRGWLFGTLVGVLLIGFLNNGLNLLGVSSFYQQVVKGAVILIAVLIDRRK
- a CDS encoding ATP-binding cassette domain-containing protein, whose translation is MTVHGLGDDYLRDISFDVRAGEVFGVSGLMGAGRTELARLLFGLRKPRTGSITLDGKPLTVRNPVQAIDAGMGFVTEDRKGQGLVLDLSLRENISLAHIPARLGVIDRGRERTQARELIEQLHIRTRDMELDVRALSGGNQQKVVLAKWLALKPSVLLLDEPTRGVDIGGKAEIYQIINRLAEQGVAIVMISSELPEVLAMSDRILVMHEGRATALLEAAATTQEEIMRAATGGH